From Bacillus basilensis, a single genomic window includes:
- the hisC gene encoding histidinol-phosphate transaminase yields MRVKEQLLTLRAYVPGKNIEEVKREYGLSKIVKLASNENPFGCSARVTEALTSLASQYALYPDGYAFELRTQVAKHLGVKAEQLLFGSGLDEVIQMISRALLHEGTNVVMANPTFSQYHHHAVIEGAEVREVPLKDGIHDLDAMLQQVDDKTKIVWICNPNNPTGTYVEKQKLLSFLESVPKSALVIMDEAYYEYAGAEDYPQTLPLLEKYENLMVLRTFSKAYGLAAFRIGYAVGNAELIGQLEVARLPFNTSTVAQSVALAALEDQAFLQECVKKNEEGLHQYYAFCKEYNVFYYPSQTNFIFLKLGIPGNEAFERLMKKGYIVRSGAAFGIHDGIRITVGLKEENDEIIELLKELVKEQVKKEETYS; encoded by the coding sequence ATGAGAGTGAAAGAGCAATTGTTAACTTTGAGAGCATATGTACCTGGGAAAAATATTGAAGAAGTAAAAAGGGAATATGGGTTATCAAAAATTGTGAAATTAGCATCGAACGAAAATCCATTCGGTTGCTCAGCGCGCGTAACAGAAGCATTAACTTCTTTAGCGAGTCAATACGCTCTTTATCCAGATGGATATGCCTTTGAACTTCGGACACAAGTAGCAAAACATTTAGGTGTTAAAGCGGAACAACTGTTATTTGGTAGTGGATTAGATGAAGTCATCCAAATGATTAGTCGTGCATTACTACACGAAGGAACAAATGTTGTAATGGCGAATCCAACATTCTCGCAATACCATCACCATGCTGTTATTGAAGGAGCAGAAGTTCGTGAAGTACCACTTAAAGATGGCATTCACGATCTAGATGCGATGTTACAGCAAGTAGATGATAAAACGAAGATTGTATGGATTTGTAACCCGAATAATCCAACAGGTACATATGTAGAAAAACAAAAATTACTTTCATTTTTAGAATCAGTTCCTAAGTCAGCGCTTGTTATTATGGACGAAGCATATTATGAATATGCGGGAGCAGAAGACTATCCGCAAACATTACCACTTCTTGAAAAGTATGAAAATCTTATGGTATTACGTACATTTTCAAAAGCATATGGTTTAGCTGCTTTCCGTATCGGATATGCGGTTGGTAATGCGGAGTTAATCGGGCAGCTAGAAGTAGCAAGGTTACCATTTAATACATCGACTGTAGCGCAATCTGTAGCACTTGCTGCATTAGAAGATCAAGCATTTTTACAAGAATGTGTGAAAAAGAATGAAGAAGGATTACATCAATATTACGCATTTTGTAAGGAGTATAACGTATTCTATTATCCATCTCAAACAAATTTCATTTTCTTAAAACTCGGTATTCCTGGTAATGAGGCTTTCGAACGATTAATGAAGAAAGGATATATTGTTCGTTCTGGTGCTGCATTTGGTATACATGATGGTATTCGTATTACTGTTGGTTTGAAAGAAGAGAATGATGAAATTATAGAATTATTGAAAGAGCTTGTAAAAGAGCAAGTAAAGAAAGAAGAAACATACTCTTAA
- the aroC gene encoding chorismate synthase yields the protein MRYITAGESHGPQLTTIIEGVPAGLPLVADDINEELARRQKGYGRGRRMQIETDQAQIVSGVRHGETLGSPIALVVENRDFAHWTKIMGAEPLTEQEEKEMKRKVTKPRPGHADLNGAIKYGHRDMRNVLERSSARETTVRVAAGAVAKKVLAELGITVAGHVIEIGGVQAKETTYRSIEELKSITEASPVRCLDEEAGNQMIKAIDDAKANGDSIGGIVEVIVEGMPIGVGSYVHYDRKLDAKLAAAIMSINAFKGVEIGIGFEAAHRPGSEVHDEILWNEERGYTRRTNNAGGLEGGMTTGMPIVVRGVMKPIPTLYKPLQSVDIDTKEPFTASIERSDSCAVPAASVVAEAVVAWELATALIEQFGLDRMDLIRENIEKHNEYARGF from the coding sequence ATGCGATATATTACAGCTGGTGAATCTCATGGTCCACAACTTACAACGATTATAGAAGGTGTACCAGCAGGACTACCTTTAGTAGCGGATGATATAAATGAAGAGTTAGCTAGAAGGCAAAAGGGATATGGGCGTGGTAGACGCATGCAAATTGAAACGGATCAAGCGCAAATTGTAAGTGGTGTTAGACATGGAGAGACATTAGGTTCTCCAATTGCACTTGTTGTTGAAAACCGTGATTTTGCACATTGGACAAAAATTATGGGTGCAGAGCCGTTAACGGAACAAGAAGAAAAAGAAATGAAAAGGAAAGTAACAAAACCAAGACCTGGACATGCTGATTTAAATGGTGCGATTAAATATGGGCATAGAGATATGAGAAATGTACTGGAACGTTCTTCAGCTCGTGAAACGACAGTACGTGTTGCTGCTGGTGCGGTTGCAAAAAAAGTGTTAGCGGAACTTGGTATTACAGTAGCGGGCCATGTAATTGAAATTGGCGGTGTACAGGCTAAAGAGACTACGTATCGTTCAATTGAAGAATTAAAAAGCATTACAGAAGCATCACCTGTACGTTGTTTAGATGAAGAAGCTGGTAATCAAATGATTAAAGCAATTGATGATGCGAAAGCAAATGGTGATTCAATCGGTGGCATTGTTGAAGTGATTGTGGAAGGCATGCCAATTGGAGTAGGGAGCTATGTGCATTATGATCGAAAACTGGATGCAAAATTAGCAGCCGCAATTATGAGCATTAATGCCTTTAAAGGTGTTGAGATTGGAATTGGTTTTGAAGCAGCACATAGACCGGGTAGCGAAGTTCATGATGAAATTCTTTGGAATGAAGAGCGTGGATATACACGAAGAACAAATAATGCAGGTGGATTAGAAGGCGGTATGACGACTGGTATGCCAATTGTTGTGCGCGGTGTGATGAAACCGATACCTACACTATATAAACCTCTTCAAAGTGTCGATATTGATACGAAAGAGCCTTTTACAGCAAGTATTGAACGTTCAGATAGTTGTGCTGTTCCAGCAGCTAGTGTCGTTGCAGAAGCGGTTGTAGCTTGGGAATTAGCTACAGCTTTAATAGAACAATTCGGATTAGATCGTATGGACCTTATTCGTGAAAATATTGAGAAACATAATGAATATGCGAGGGGATTTTAA
- the aroB gene encoding 3-dehydroquinate synthase, which produces MGNIHIQTKSKEYDVHVGKESLSHLTTIIQNIQPSVSNIMIISDEAVASLHLQTVVDALQIEQKVFSFVVPSGEKEKSFENFYAAHTSALENKLDRNSLIIALGGGMIGDLAGFVAASFMRGIRFIQVPTTLLAHDSAVGGKVAINHPLGKNMIGAFHQPEAVVYHTPFLQSLPETEWRSGYAEVIKHALIGDVKLYHWLKEEVQTLADLRDEKLIHILTKAIPVKANIVAQDETEKGVRAHLNFGHTLGHALEKELGYGNITHGDGVAVGMLFALFLSEQVYKVDLFYEEMKQWFLKYGYPKMPSDLNVERLVQLMKQDKKANAGAIHMVLMQEYGVVNVVSIPDETVHIALEAFQKNMV; this is translated from the coding sequence ATGGGAAACATACATATTCAAACGAAATCAAAAGAATATGATGTGCATGTAGGAAAAGAATCGTTGTCACATTTGACAACAATTATTCAAAACATACAGCCATCTGTATCAAACATCATGATCATTTCAGATGAAGCTGTTGCATCTTTACATTTACAGACAGTTGTAGATGCGTTGCAAATAGAGCAAAAAGTATTTTCATTCGTTGTACCGAGTGGCGAGAAAGAGAAGTCTTTTGAAAATTTCTATGCGGCTCATACGTCAGCTCTTGAAAATAAATTAGATAGAAATTCTTTAATTATTGCACTTGGCGGCGGGATGATTGGAGATTTAGCTGGTTTTGTTGCCGCGTCTTTTATGCGTGGAATCCGCTTTATTCAAGTTCCAACGACTTTATTAGCTCACGATAGTGCAGTAGGTGGAAAAGTAGCGATTAATCATCCGTTAGGTAAAAATATGATAGGGGCATTCCATCAACCTGAAGCGGTTGTATATCATACGCCGTTTTTACAGTCTCTTCCTGAGACAGAGTGGCGTTCAGGTTATGCAGAAGTGATCAAACATGCTCTTATTGGTGATGTAAAGCTGTATCATTGGCTAAAAGAAGAAGTGCAAACATTAGCAGATCTTCGTGATGAGAAATTAATCCATATATTAACGAAGGCGATTCCTGTAAAGGCAAACATTGTAGCACAAGATGAAACAGAAAAAGGTGTACGTGCTCATTTGAACTTTGGACATACGTTAGGCCATGCTCTTGAAAAAGAACTAGGATATGGAAACATTACTCACGGTGACGGAGTAGCGGTTGGAATGTTATTTGCCTTGTTTTTAAGTGAGCAAGTGTATAAGGTTGATCTTTTTTATGAAGAGATGAAGCAGTGGTTCTTAAAGTACGGCTATCCAAAAATGCCAAGTGATTTGAATGTAGAGCGTCTCGTTCAATTGATGAAACAAGATAAGAAAGCGAATGCTGGAGCAATTCATATGGTGTTAATGCAGGAATATGGGGTAGTGAATGTCGTATCTATTCCAGATGAGACTGTTCATATTGCGTTAGAGGCATTTCAAAAGAATATGGTTTAA
- a CDS encoding ReoY family proteolytic degradation factor, whose product MNTPVSVNEKKDFVKWFLNNYQLKQRECVWILNYLMSHDQLMHKVHFVEHAKYCPRGLVMSANCVKDTPFHFFKQNVMTTDAEKSFHDIRLNRDEDIYIQLNFKSSFQNANYVAVLEENPYLPKHIEVNEKDRLLAERFLEESVFSFRRERLLKQIDEALDKQDKEAFHRLTAELKML is encoded by the coding sequence ATGAATACCCCTGTTTCTGTAAACGAGAAGAAGGATTTTGTAAAATGGTTTTTGAATAATTACCAACTGAAACAGCGTGAATGTGTATGGATTTTGAATTATTTAATGAGTCACGACCAATTGATGCATAAAGTCCACTTCGTAGAGCATGCAAAATATTGTCCGCGTGGCTTAGTGATGTCCGCGAATTGTGTAAAAGATACACCGTTTCACTTTTTTAAACAAAATGTTATGACAACAGATGCTGAAAAATCGTTTCATGATATTCGTTTAAATCGAGATGAGGATATTTATATTCAACTCAATTTTAAATCATCATTTCAAAATGCTAATTATGTAGCTGTATTAGAAGAAAACCCGTATTTACCAAAGCATATTGAAGTAAATGAAAAAGATCGTTTACTTGCAGAAAGATTTTTAGAAGAAAGTGTATTTTCTTTTAGAAGAGAACGTCTTTTGAAACAAATTGATGAAGCGCTGGATAAGCAAGATAAGGAAGCGTTTCATAGGTTAACAGCGGAGTTAAAGATGTTATAG
- a CDS encoding YpiF family protein — protein sequence MREGRNLKWIVKDVEQFEQAREYVDTGVIPLLSISAAKEMKMVVEQGEFIELLSMELEREYKGRVLLLPAFTYLVESQKNEKGRLQEWTNHLQKQGFKHIAYVTSDFSWKEDMQELQGDLFWFPSLALEQFSDQAKREVIHAHIKNIMVMLEEKWGK from the coding sequence ATGAGGGAGGGAAGAAATTTGAAATGGATTGTAAAAGATGTGGAACAGTTTGAGCAAGCAAGAGAATATGTAGATACAGGTGTTATACCACTTTTATCAATTTCGGCAGCGAAAGAAATGAAAATGGTAGTAGAACAAGGTGAATTTATCGAATTGTTGAGTATGGAGTTGGAAAGAGAATATAAAGGAAGGGTGCTTTTACTACCTGCATTTACGTATTTAGTAGAAAGTCAAAAAAATGAAAAAGGTCGTTTGCAAGAATGGACAAATCATTTACAAAAGCAAGGTTTTAAGCATATTGCTTATGTTACAAGTGATTTTTCATGGAAAGAAGATATGCAAGAATTACAGGGGGATTTATTTTGGTTTCCTTCGTTAGCTTTAGAACAATTTAGTGATCAAGCGAAAAGAGAAGTTATTCATGCACATATAAAAAATATAATGGTGATGTTAGAAGAAAAATGGGGAAAGTAA
- the hepT gene encoding heptaprenyl diphosphate synthase component II, with protein sequence MKLQLMYSFLRSDINVIEKELKKTVASEQPLVEEAALQLIEAGGKRIRPVFVLLAGKFGDYKLDAIKHVAVALELIHMASLVHDDVIDAAFLRRGSATVNAKWGDRIAMYTGDYLFAKSLECITNIEIPEAHQALSHTILEVCKGEIEQIKDKYNYDQNLRTYLRRIKRKTALLIAASCQLGAIAAGASRDTVNRLFWYGYFVGMSYQIIDDILDFVSTEEKLGKPAGGDLLQGNITLPALYAMEDPVLRKKIRSVHENTQADEMKEIIEAVKNSDAIDKAFAFSERYLHKALEIIKPLPRGQAKYALQNVAKYIGKRKF encoded by the coding sequence ATGAAGTTACAACTTATGTACTCTTTTTTACGATCGGATATTAATGTGATAGAAAAAGAATTAAAAAAGACAGTTGCTTCTGAACAGCCATTAGTAGAAGAGGCGGCATTACAACTTATTGAAGCTGGTGGGAAGCGAATTCGTCCTGTATTTGTGTTGCTTGCGGGGAAATTTGGAGATTATAAGTTAGACGCAATTAAGCATGTAGCTGTTGCGTTAGAACTTATTCATATGGCTTCTCTTGTTCACGATGATGTTATTGATGCTGCATTTTTACGACGTGGTAGCGCAACTGTGAATGCGAAATGGGGAGATCGTATTGCAATGTATACAGGCGATTATCTATTCGCTAAGTCTCTTGAATGTATAACAAATATCGAAATTCCGGAGGCGCATCAGGCGCTATCGCATACCATTTTAGAAGTTTGTAAAGGTGAAATAGAACAAATTAAAGATAAATATAACTATGATCAAAACTTAAGAACGTATTTAAGAAGGATAAAGCGAAAAACAGCGTTATTAATTGCTGCGAGTTGTCAATTAGGAGCAATTGCAGCTGGCGCTAGTCGTGATACGGTAAATCGACTATTTTGGTATGGGTATTTTGTAGGAATGTCGTACCAAATTATTGATGACATTCTAGATTTCGTTTCCACAGAAGAGAAGCTTGGGAAACCTGCTGGCGGAGATTTGTTGCAAGGAAATATTACGCTTCCTGCCCTATACGCTATGGAAGATCCAGTGCTTCGTAAGAAAATCAGATCTGTACACGAAAATACACAAGCGGATGAAATGAAAGAAATTATTGAGGCTGTAAAGAATAGTGATGCTATTGATAAAGCATTTGCGTTTAGTGAACGTTATTTACATAAAGCATTAGAAATTATAAAACCACTCCCACGTGGACAAGCGAAGTATGCATTACAAAATGTAGCAAAGTATATTGGAAAACGAAAATTTTAG
- a CDS encoding lipopolysaccharide assembly protein LapB, protein MQKFEQAVSYIENGEAEKGLQLLTEQLKMANDEEKYDIARYYHTLGFTDEALAITEDLRLLYPEESEFTVFLAELYIDLDKEDEAIEVLHDIPENDDLYVQSLLLVADLFQMQGFDDVAEQKLLKAKEMMPDEPVITFGLAELYSSKGEEQKAITHYESLLAEHKVMGGVVIALRLAETLSAIGNWEEAISYYEAGLEEQKDIHSLFGYAFTLYQGEEYQRAIGAWQELKELDPEYASLYMYLAKSYEKEGMLQESYETLQEGIKVDELSVPFYVELANIAAKLGKIAEAEEVLQKALELDPGHLGATLKYAYILKEQEKHEELIAVVERAIDSGEPDTQLLWDLAFAKKQLEMYSDALKHYESAYTSFKNHPDFLEEYGYFLLEEGMRKEAKEVFTQLIQLDPTQIHIEELLYNLEDFS, encoded by the coding sequence ATGCAAAAGTTTGAACAAGCTGTTTCATATATTGAAAATGGTGAAGCCGAAAAGGGATTACAATTATTAACAGAGCAATTAAAAATGGCGAATGATGAAGAGAAGTATGATATTGCTCGTTATTATCATACACTTGGATTTACGGATGAAGCGTTAGCTATTACAGAAGACTTGCGTTTATTGTATCCAGAAGAAAGTGAATTCACTGTATTTTTAGCAGAATTATATATTGATCTAGACAAAGAAGATGAAGCGATTGAAGTGCTTCATGATATTCCAGAAAATGATGATTTATATGTTCAATCGTTATTACTTGTTGCGGATTTATTCCAAATGCAAGGTTTCGATGATGTAGCAGAACAAAAACTATTAAAGGCGAAAGAAATGATGCCTGACGAGCCTGTTATTACGTTTGGATTAGCAGAGTTATATAGTAGTAAAGGTGAAGAACAAAAGGCAATCACTCATTATGAGTCGCTATTAGCGGAACATAAAGTAATGGGTGGTGTTGTCATTGCACTTCGTCTCGCAGAAACGTTAAGTGCGATTGGAAATTGGGAAGAAGCGATCTCTTACTACGAAGCAGGTTTAGAGGAACAAAAAGATATCCATTCATTATTTGGATATGCCTTCACATTATACCAAGGTGAAGAATACCAAAGAGCAATTGGTGCTTGGCAAGAACTAAAAGAATTAGATCCTGAATATGCATCGCTTTACATGTATTTAGCGAAAAGCTATGAAAAAGAAGGGATGCTTCAAGAAAGCTATGAAACACTTCAAGAAGGAATTAAAGTAGATGAGCTTTCTGTACCATTTTATGTAGAATTAGCGAACATTGCGGCGAAATTAGGGAAAATAGCGGAAGCAGAGGAAGTGCTTCAAAAAGCGCTTGAGTTAGATCCAGGACATTTAGGTGCAACATTAAAATATGCGTATATCTTAAAGGAACAAGAAAAGCATGAAGAGCTAATCGCAGTTGTAGAGCGGGCTATCGATAGCGGAGAACCAGATACACAACTACTTTGGGATCTTGCGTTTGCAAAAAAACAATTAGAAATGTATTCTGATGCATTAAAACACTATGAAAGTGCATATACTTCTTTTAAGAATCATCCAGACTTCTTGGAAGAGTACGGTTATTTCTTATTGGAAGAAGGTATGCGAAAAGAGGCGAAAGAAGTATTTACTCAGTTAATACAACTAGACCCGACACAAATTCATATTGAAGAATTGTTATATAATTTAGAGGATTTTTCATAA
- the qcrB gene encoding menaquinol-cytochrome c reductase cytochrome b subunit, which translates to MLNKIYDWVDERLDITPIWRDIADHEVPEHVNPAHHFSAFVYCFGGLTFFVTVIQILSGMFLTMYYVPDIKNAWESVYYLQNEVAYGQIVRGMHHWGASLVIVMMFLHTLRVFFQGAYKKPRELNWIVGVLIFFVMLGLGFTGYLLPWDMKALFATKVGIQIAEQTPLIGPYIKTLLAGHSEIVGAQTLTRFFAIHVFFLPAALLGLMAFHFIMIRKQGISGPL; encoded by the coding sequence ATGCTAAATAAAATTTATGATTGGGTAGATGAAAGGTTAGATATTACACCAATATGGCGTGATATCGCTGATCATGAAGTACCTGAACATGTAAACCCGGCACATCACTTCTCTGCATTCGTTTATTGCTTTGGAGGACTTACCTTTTTTGTTACTGTAATTCAAATTTTATCTGGAATGTTTTTGACAATGTATTATGTGCCTGATATTAAAAATGCTTGGGAATCGGTTTATTATTTACAAAATGAAGTTGCGTACGGACAAATTGTTCGTGGTATGCACCACTGGGGTGCTAGTCTCGTCATTGTAATGATGTTTTTACATACACTTAGAGTTTTCTTCCAGGGTGCGTATAAAAAACCTCGTGAGTTAAACTGGATTGTTGGTGTTCTTATTTTCTTTGTTATGTTAGGTCTTGGTTTTACCGGATATTTATTACCGTGGGATATGAAAGCGTTATTTGCTACGAAAGTAGGGATTCAAATTGCAGAACAAACGCCGCTCATTGGTCCTTATATTAAAACATTACTCGCTGGTCATTCCGAAATTGTTGGCGCTCAAACATTAACTCGCTTCTTTGCTATTCACGTCTTCTTCTTACCAGCAGCACTTCTAGGTTTAATGGCCTTCCACTTCA
- the menG gene encoding 2-heptaprenyl-1,4-naphthoquinone methyltransferase codes for MQQSKEERVHDVFEKISDKYDVMNSVISFQRHKAWRKETMRIMDVKPGSKALDVCCGTADWTIALAGAVGEQGKVVGLDFSENMLSVGKQKVETLQLKQVELLHGNAMELPFEDNTFDYVTIGFGLRNVPDYMHVLKEMTRVVKPGGKVICLETSQPTMIGFRQGYTLYFKYIMPLFGKLFAKSYKEYSWLQESASTFPGMKELAKMFEKAGLERVQVKPFTFGVAAMHLGMKPESK; via the coding sequence ATGCAACAATCAAAAGAAGAAAGAGTACATGATGTATTTGAGAAAATCTCTGATAAATATGATGTAATGAATTCTGTAATTAGTTTTCAAAGACATAAAGCGTGGCGTAAAGAGACGATGCGTATTATGGATGTAAAACCAGGTAGTAAAGCGCTTGATGTATGCTGCGGGACAGCGGACTGGACAATTGCGCTAGCTGGAGCGGTAGGTGAGCAGGGCAAGGTTGTTGGTTTAGACTTCAGTGAAAATATGTTATCTGTCGGTAAGCAAAAGGTAGAAACGTTACAATTAAAACAAGTAGAACTTCTACATGGGAATGCAATGGAACTTCCATTTGAAGATAACACATTTGATTATGTAACGATTGGGTTTGGTTTACGTAACGTACCGGATTATATGCACGTATTAAAAGAAATGACACGTGTAGTAAAACCAGGTGGAAAAGTAATTTGTTTGGAAACATCTCAACCAACAATGATTGGTTTTCGACAAGGGTATACTTTATACTTTAAATATATCATGCCGTTATTTGGAAAGTTATTTGCGAAAAGTTATAAAGAATATTCATGGCTACAAGAATCTGCTAGTACATTCCCTGGTATGAAAGAATTGGCTAAGATGTTCGAAAAAGCTGGACTTGAACGTGTACAAGTGAAGCCGTTTACTTTTGGGGTAGCAGCGATGCATTTAGGTATGAAACCAGAATCAAAATAG
- the qcrA gene encoding menaquinol-cytochrome c reductase iron-sulfur subunit produces MSENEHRVSRRQFLNYTLTGVGGFMAAGILMPMTRFALDPVLRKEAGTDMVAVAQVKDITTEPKRFDFKVKQVDGWYKSEEPKSAWVHKDESGDIVAFSPVCKHLGCTVNWNSDKAHPNQFFCPCHGGRYTKDGMNIKGTPPLAPLDVYESKVKDGTLYLGKAKPKGGAK; encoded by the coding sequence GTGAGCGAGAACGAACATCGTGTGTCAAGAAGACAGTTTTTAAATTACACCCTTACAGGGGTAGGAGGCTTTATGGCAGCGGGTATTTTAATGCCGATGACGCGGTTTGCGCTTGATCCGGTGTTAAGAAAAGAAGCGGGAACGGATATGGTTGCTGTTGCACAAGTAAAGGATATTACAACAGAGCCGAAACGTTTCGACTTTAAGGTGAAGCAGGTTGATGGTTGGTACAAGTCTGAAGAGCCAAAATCAGCTTGGGTTCATAAAGATGAAAGCGGAGACATTGTTGCGTTCTCTCCAGTATGTAAACATTTAGGATGTACAGTTAACTGGAATTCGGACAAAGCACATCCGAATCAATTCTTTTGTCCATGTCACGGGGGCCGTTATACAAAGGACGGGATGAACATTAAAGGCACACCGCCCCTTGCTCCACTGGATGTATACGAATCTAAAGTGAAAGATGGAACGCTGTATTTAGGAAAAGCGAAGCCAAAAGGGGGTGCGAAGTAG
- the ndk gene encoding nucleoside-diphosphate kinase, which translates to MEKTFLMVKPDGVQRAFIGEIVARFEKKGFQLVGAKLMQVTPEIAGQHYAEHTEKPFFGELVDFITSGPVFAMVWQGEGVVDTARNMMGKTRPHEAAPGTIRGDFGVTVAKNIIHGSDSLESAEREIAIFFKEEELVDYSKLMNEWIY; encoded by the coding sequence ATGGAAAAAACATTTCTAATGGTTAAACCAGACGGTGTACAACGTGCCTTCATTGGGGAAATTGTAGCTCGTTTTGAGAAGAAGGGCTTTCAATTAGTTGGTGCAAAATTAATGCAAGTTACTCCGGAAATTGCTGGACAACACTATGCTGAGCACACAGAAAAACCTTTCTTTGGTGAATTAGTAGACTTTATTACATCTGGCCCTGTATTTGCAATGGTATGGCAAGGTGAAGGTGTAGTAGATACAGCTCGTAACATGATGGGTAAAACAAGACCACATGAAGCAGCTCCTGGAACAATTCGTGGAGATTTCGGTGTAACTGTTGCGAAAAACATTATCCATGGTTCTGATTCGTTAGAAAGTGCAGAGCGCGAGATTGCTATTTTCTTTAAAGAAGAAGAATTAGTTGACTACTCAAAATTAATGAATGAATGGATTTACTAA